Proteins from one Triticum aestivum cultivar Chinese Spring chromosome 7A, IWGSC CS RefSeq v2.1, whole genome shotgun sequence genomic window:
- the LOC123154253 gene encoding uncharacterized protein — protein MSYSAMPPGAGGRCLRANGKYLPWNNGVSVDSIDNFSTMMHWVMEHIPAGENIPRLPRQTGLPLPDQMVAVAGDPVRAGCRRRDPLRPRTVRVQGEVRIPPEERAGQAAGCRRGRPQPRHVLPHT, from the exons ATGTCCTACTCCGCCATGCCGCCGGGCGCTGGCGGCCGCTGCCTCCGCGCCAACGGGAAGTACCTCCCCTGGAACAATGGCGTCAGCGTCGACAGCATCGACAACTTCAGCACGATGATGCACTGGGTCATGGAGCACATCCCTGCCGGGGAGAACATTCCTCGCCTCCCACGTCAGACTGGG CTCCCCCTCCCTGATCAGATGGTTGCCGTCGCGGGTGATCCTGTGCGCGCGGGCTGCCGCCGACGGGACCCGCTTCGGCCACGCACCGTTCGTGTTCAGGGGGAGGTCCGTATTCCGCCTGAGGAACGAGCTGGCCAGGCGGCTGGCTGCCGTCGTGGACGTCCCCAACCTCGTCATGTGCTTCCGCACACGTGA